One window from the genome of Helicoverpa zea isolate HzStark_Cry1AcR chromosome 6, ilHelZeax1.1, whole genome shotgun sequence encodes:
- the LOC124631206 gene encoding uncharacterized protein LOC124631206: MKLHLVLAVSLMLIASSNGGLIDGLLGTVKDTTSSITHGIGGVVRSGKNFVFGGTETTAEGRTVTKPGIVGTISMKIHDVSHAVREEVRSVLFMFDGDQEQGQRGVIGRLYDRMTGRIYRVKGFLFGDSSKPNENVTYPPFKKLEGDTTVLTDRLKKHFFKNNTNSSGIQKTLVTLHDAIYRIRHNMTRNNQGSNHININKMDDEEDGVGLLDVRASMTDMGAGARTDFVNGVDAAYDKVNDNFNAGRQKAKSSVADAKQNSQNFIENQKKNLQNNYKNLENDAKKFKSDVDNSLDGLGTKVNEESDSIKKLLENGYSQVNFGAH, encoded by the coding sequence ATGAAGTTACATCTCGTGTTAGCAGTGTCGTTAATGTTAATAGCAAGTTCCAATGGTGGTCTCATCGACGGTCTGCTCGGAACAGTGAAAGACACCACAAGTTCTATTACACATGGCATTGGTGGTGTTGTGCGCAGTGGCAAGAACTTCGTCTTCGGAGGTACAGAAACGACTGCAGAAGGCAGAACTGTGACAAAACCAGGTATAGTTGGAACAATATCTATGAAAATACACGATGTTTCACACGCAGTTAGAGAAGAAGTGAGATCTGTGCTGTTTATGTTTGACGGAGATCAAGAACAAGGACAAAGAGGAGTCATAGGAAGATTGTACGATAGAATGACAGGTCGTATTTACAGAGTAAAAGGATTCTTATTTGGCGACAGTAGCAAACCAAACGAGAACGTAACATACCCGCCGTTCAAGAAACTCGAAGGTGATACCACAGTTTTAACTGACAGACTGAAAAAACACTTCTTTAAGAATAACACGAATAGTTCTGGGATCCAAAAAACGTTAGTAACCTTACATGATGCGATTTATAGGATTCGTCACAATATGACCAGGAATAACCAAGGTTCGAatcatattaatataaataagatgGACGATGAAGAAGATGGTGTGGGTCTGCTTGATGTTCGAGCTTCTATGACCGATATGGGTGCAGGAGCCCGAACTGACTTCGTAAATGGAGTAGACGCAGCATACGATAAGGTCAACGACAACTTCAATGCAGGAAGGCAAAAAGCAAAATCTTCTGTAGCAGATGCGAAACAGAACTCGCAAAATTTTATCGaaaaccaaaagaaaaatttacagaataattataaaaacttagaaaatgaTGCTAAAAAGTTCAAAAGTGATGTTGATAATTCTCTTGATGGTCTAGGGACAAAGGTGAATGAAGAATCCGATtcgataaaaaaattgttagagAATGGTTACAGTCAAGTTAATTTTGGTGCTCATTAA